A single window of Malus sylvestris chromosome 5, drMalSylv7.2, whole genome shotgun sequence DNA harbors:
- the LOC126622141 gene encoding uncharacterized protein LOC126622141 isoform X2 translates to MKSDLTMAGPSRTLDQTPISPWLSAEHHHCRNVVALIARREISPRAKHVPTRRWGETSNRKSSSTYGPKGEAIRDAKRGLRSWVEAESLRHLSAKYCDLVPPPRSTIAAAFSPDGRKLASTHGDHTVKIIDCQTGRCVKVLSGHRRTPWVVRFHPLNPEIIASGSLDHEVRLWDLNTSDCIGSRDFYRPIASIAFHANGELLAVASGHKLYIWKYNGEPSSPDMVLKTWRSLRAVHFHPQAAPFLLTAEVNDLDSSDSSMSQATSPGYLQYPSPAVFVANVDFSERLSLATQLPLMSLPFVFVPPYVDDPRIVMQPENGPAGSNSMQVTSASMQFQADVNAAEQDATTVSRMETFPSAPIVSNHNAEGNADNYFLNGTRSDACDRTGDAMETDEMPAVGGSQHGSWMNLDPVNNRVPENTSSHPGFTEFGQPYRTFPYRDPAFWELPFLQGWLTGQSQANFPLMLPLNHGGLNNLAQPMGSSSLVSHLSAHNVTDVAASLALPGSTSVSGLSGRSGLQHYYPHFHFSGPESGDSASLSTQPDENDAQPIISRIQSDIDTLMAAAAAAELPCTVKLRVWSHDIKNPSAPLNAERCRLIVPHAVLCSEMGAHFSPCGRFLAACVACMLPHTEADPGLQSLVHQDSGIATSPTRHPISAHQVMYELRIYSLEEATFGSILVSRAIRAAHCLTSIQFSPTSEHILLAYGRRHGSLLKSIVVDGDTTVPIYTVLEVYRVSDMELVRVLPSAEDEVNVACFHPFAGGGLVYGTKEGKLRVLQFDGARDEKFIGPNYFTEENTAVAV, encoded by the exons ATGAAGTCCGATCTTACGATGGCTGGACCTTCGCGAACGTTGGATCAGACCCCGATTTCTCCATGGCTGTCCGCCGAGCATCATCACTGCAG AAATGTGGTTGCCTTGATAGCACGGAGGGAGATTTCTCCTAGAGCAAAACATGTGCCCACAAGGCGGTGGGGAGAAACTTCTAATAGGAAATCTAGTTCCACCTATGGGCCTAAGGGTGAAGCAATCAGAGATGCGAAACGTGGCCTCCGCTCATG GGTTGAAGCAGAGTCACTGCGGCATTTGTCAGCCAAGTATTGTGATTTAGTGCCTCCTCCAAGGTCAACCATTGCAGCAGCATTCAGCCCCGATGGAAGAAAACTTGCTTCTACGCA TGGTGACCACACTGTAAAGATAATTGATTGCCAAACTGGCAGATGCGTAAAGGTTTTGAGCGGCCATAGAAGGACACCTTGGGTG GTTAGGTTTCATCCTTTGAATCCAGAAATAATTGCTAGTGGAAGTTTGGATCATGAAGTTCGCTTATGGGATTTAAACACATCAGATTGTATTGGCTCTCGTGATTTCT ATCGACCTATTGCATCTATTGCTTTTCATGCCAATGGGGAACTCCTAGCTGTTGCATCAGGACACAAG TTGTATATATGGAAATACAATGGGGAACCTTCTTCTCCAGACATGGTATTAAAAACATGGCGTTCCCTTCGAGCAGTGCATTTTCACCCCCAAGCTGCTCCGTTTCTCTTAACTGCTGAG GTCAATGATCTTGACTCTTCAGATTCCTCAATGTCTCAAGCAACATCTCCCGGCTACTTGCAATATCCATCTCCTGCTGTTTTTGTGGCAAACGTTGATTTTAGTGAACGTCTTAGTTTGGCTACTCAACTACCACTTATGTCCTTGCCTTTTGTCTTCGTGCCGCCATATGTAGATGATCCAAGAATAGTAATGCAGCCTGAAAACGGACCTGCTGGATCAAATAGCATGCAAGTCACTTCTGCTTCAATGCAGTTTCAAGCAGATGTAAATGCAGCAGAGCAGGATGCTACCACAGTTTCTCGAATGGAGACATTTCCATCAGCTCCAATTGTTTCCAATCACAATGCTGAAGGCAATGCAGATAATTATTTCCTTAATGGAACGAGAAGTGATGCTTGTGACCGCACAGGAGATGCAATGGAGACTGATGAGATGCCAGCTGTAGGAGGAAGCCAGCATGGAAGCTGGATGAATTTAGATCCTGTGAATAATAGAGTACCTGAAAATACTTCAAGTCATCCTGGTTTTACTGAATTTGGGCAACCTTATAGAACGTTTCCTTATAGAGATCCTGCATTCTGGGAATTGCCTTTTCTCCAAGGGTGGTTAACAGGTCAAAGCCAAGCTAATTTTCCCTTAATGCTTCCTCTTAATCATGGTGGGCTTAACAATTTAGCTCAGCCTATGGGTTCTTCTAGTTTGGTGTCACATCTGTCTGCTCATAACGTGAcggatgtggcagcttctttagCATTGCCAGGAAGCACCAGTGTATCTGGGCTTTCTGGAAGATCTGGCTTGCAGCATTATTATCCGCACTTCCACTTCTCTGGACCAGAATCAGGGGATAGTGCTTCCTTAAGTACCCAACCCGATGAGAATGATGCACAGCCCATTATTAGTCGAATCCAGTCTGATATTGATACATTAATGGCTGCAGCAGCAGCTGCAGAATTACCATGCACTGTAAAACTAAGAGTATGGTCACATGATATAAAAAATCCTTCTGCTCCGCTGAATGCTGAAAGATGTCGTTTAATTGTTCCTCATGCTGTTCTTTGCAG TGAAATGGGGGCTCATTTCTCCCCCTGTGGGAGATTTTTAGCTGCCTGTGTTGCATGCATGCTTCCTCATACGGAAGCTGACCCTGGACTACAAAGTCTAGTTCATCAGGATTCTGGAATTGCAACATCCCCAACTCGGCACCCAATCTCAGCTCACCAAGTTATGTATGAGCTTCGCATATATTCACTTGAGGAGGCCAC ATTTGGTTCGATACTTGTCTCTCGGGCAATTAGAGCAGCACATTGTTTGACTTCAATCCAA TTCTCCCCCACGTCTGAGCACATATTACTGGCCTATGGTCGCCGCCATGGTTCTCTTCTTAAAAGTATTGTCGTTGATGGGGATACAACTGTACCTATTTACACTGTTCTTGAG gTTTACAGAGTTTCAGATATGGAACTTGTGAGAGTACTTCCCAGTGCAGAGGATGAGGTTAATGTTGCTTGCTTTCATCCCTTTGCTGGTGGAGGTCTGGTTTATGGGACCAAG GAAGGGAAGCTTAGGGTACTCCAGTTTGATGGTGCTCGAGATGAAAAGTTCATTGGACCAAATTACTTTACAGAGGAAAATACGGCTGTTGCAGTATAG
- the LOC126622141 gene encoding uncharacterized protein LOC126622141 isoform X1: MKSDLTMAGPSRTLDQTPISPWLSAEHHHCSGRNVVALIARREISPRAKHVPTRRWGETSNRKSSSTYGPKGEAIRDAKRGLRSWVEAESLRHLSAKYCDLVPPPRSTIAAAFSPDGRKLASTHGDHTVKIIDCQTGRCVKVLSGHRRTPWVVRFHPLNPEIIASGSLDHEVRLWDLNTSDCIGSRDFYRPIASIAFHANGELLAVASGHKLYIWKYNGEPSSPDMVLKTWRSLRAVHFHPQAAPFLLTAEVNDLDSSDSSMSQATSPGYLQYPSPAVFVANVDFSERLSLATQLPLMSLPFVFVPPYVDDPRIVMQPENGPAGSNSMQVTSASMQFQADVNAAEQDATTVSRMETFPSAPIVSNHNAEGNADNYFLNGTRSDACDRTGDAMETDEMPAVGGSQHGSWMNLDPVNNRVPENTSSHPGFTEFGQPYRTFPYRDPAFWELPFLQGWLTGQSQANFPLMLPLNHGGLNNLAQPMGSSSLVSHLSAHNVTDVAASLALPGSTSVSGLSGRSGLQHYYPHFHFSGPESGDSASLSTQPDENDAQPIISRIQSDIDTLMAAAAAAELPCTVKLRVWSHDIKNPSAPLNAERCRLIVPHAVLCSEMGAHFSPCGRFLAACVACMLPHTEADPGLQSLVHQDSGIATSPTRHPISAHQVMYELRIYSLEEATFGSILVSRAIRAAHCLTSIQFSPTSEHILLAYGRRHGSLLKSIVVDGDTTVPIYTVLEVYRVSDMELVRVLPSAEDEVNVACFHPFAGGGLVYGTKEGKLRVLQFDGARDEKFIGPNYFTEENTAVAV, encoded by the exons ATGAAGTCCGATCTTACGATGGCTGGACCTTCGCGAACGTTGGATCAGACCCCGATTTCTCCATGGCTGTCCGCCGAGCATCATCACTGCAG tggCAGAAATGTGGTTGCCTTGATAGCACGGAGGGAGATTTCTCCTAGAGCAAAACATGTGCCCACAAGGCGGTGGGGAGAAACTTCTAATAGGAAATCTAGTTCCACCTATGGGCCTAAGGGTGAAGCAATCAGAGATGCGAAACGTGGCCTCCGCTCATG GGTTGAAGCAGAGTCACTGCGGCATTTGTCAGCCAAGTATTGTGATTTAGTGCCTCCTCCAAGGTCAACCATTGCAGCAGCATTCAGCCCCGATGGAAGAAAACTTGCTTCTACGCA TGGTGACCACACTGTAAAGATAATTGATTGCCAAACTGGCAGATGCGTAAAGGTTTTGAGCGGCCATAGAAGGACACCTTGGGTG GTTAGGTTTCATCCTTTGAATCCAGAAATAATTGCTAGTGGAAGTTTGGATCATGAAGTTCGCTTATGGGATTTAAACACATCAGATTGTATTGGCTCTCGTGATTTCT ATCGACCTATTGCATCTATTGCTTTTCATGCCAATGGGGAACTCCTAGCTGTTGCATCAGGACACAAG TTGTATATATGGAAATACAATGGGGAACCTTCTTCTCCAGACATGGTATTAAAAACATGGCGTTCCCTTCGAGCAGTGCATTTTCACCCCCAAGCTGCTCCGTTTCTCTTAACTGCTGAG GTCAATGATCTTGACTCTTCAGATTCCTCAATGTCTCAAGCAACATCTCCCGGCTACTTGCAATATCCATCTCCTGCTGTTTTTGTGGCAAACGTTGATTTTAGTGAACGTCTTAGTTTGGCTACTCAACTACCACTTATGTCCTTGCCTTTTGTCTTCGTGCCGCCATATGTAGATGATCCAAGAATAGTAATGCAGCCTGAAAACGGACCTGCTGGATCAAATAGCATGCAAGTCACTTCTGCTTCAATGCAGTTTCAAGCAGATGTAAATGCAGCAGAGCAGGATGCTACCACAGTTTCTCGAATGGAGACATTTCCATCAGCTCCAATTGTTTCCAATCACAATGCTGAAGGCAATGCAGATAATTATTTCCTTAATGGAACGAGAAGTGATGCTTGTGACCGCACAGGAGATGCAATGGAGACTGATGAGATGCCAGCTGTAGGAGGAAGCCAGCATGGAAGCTGGATGAATTTAGATCCTGTGAATAATAGAGTACCTGAAAATACTTCAAGTCATCCTGGTTTTACTGAATTTGGGCAACCTTATAGAACGTTTCCTTATAGAGATCCTGCATTCTGGGAATTGCCTTTTCTCCAAGGGTGGTTAACAGGTCAAAGCCAAGCTAATTTTCCCTTAATGCTTCCTCTTAATCATGGTGGGCTTAACAATTTAGCTCAGCCTATGGGTTCTTCTAGTTTGGTGTCACATCTGTCTGCTCATAACGTGAcggatgtggcagcttctttagCATTGCCAGGAAGCACCAGTGTATCTGGGCTTTCTGGAAGATCTGGCTTGCAGCATTATTATCCGCACTTCCACTTCTCTGGACCAGAATCAGGGGATAGTGCTTCCTTAAGTACCCAACCCGATGAGAATGATGCACAGCCCATTATTAGTCGAATCCAGTCTGATATTGATACATTAATGGCTGCAGCAGCAGCTGCAGAATTACCATGCACTGTAAAACTAAGAGTATGGTCACATGATATAAAAAATCCTTCTGCTCCGCTGAATGCTGAAAGATGTCGTTTAATTGTTCCTCATGCTGTTCTTTGCAG TGAAATGGGGGCTCATTTCTCCCCCTGTGGGAGATTTTTAGCTGCCTGTGTTGCATGCATGCTTCCTCATACGGAAGCTGACCCTGGACTACAAAGTCTAGTTCATCAGGATTCTGGAATTGCAACATCCCCAACTCGGCACCCAATCTCAGCTCACCAAGTTATGTATGAGCTTCGCATATATTCACTTGAGGAGGCCAC ATTTGGTTCGATACTTGTCTCTCGGGCAATTAGAGCAGCACATTGTTTGACTTCAATCCAA TTCTCCCCCACGTCTGAGCACATATTACTGGCCTATGGTCGCCGCCATGGTTCTCTTCTTAAAAGTATTGTCGTTGATGGGGATACAACTGTACCTATTTACACTGTTCTTGAG gTTTACAGAGTTTCAGATATGGAACTTGTGAGAGTACTTCCCAGTGCAGAGGATGAGGTTAATGTTGCTTGCTTTCATCCCTTTGCTGGTGGAGGTCTGGTTTATGGGACCAAG GAAGGGAAGCTTAGGGTACTCCAGTTTGATGGTGCTCGAGATGAAAAGTTCATTGGACCAAATTACTTTACAGAGGAAAATACGGCTGTTGCAGTATAG